A genomic region of Candidatus Bathyarchaeota archaeon contains the following coding sequences:
- a CDS encoding helix-turn-helix transcriptional regulator has protein sequence MTIENLWLYILSLLRDNPKYGYEIRKLIQEKFGFKPGAVTAYVVLYKLVKEGYISLKEEKKEGRGPTRKYYEITDEGRKLLLKGEKFLEELLKKISS, from the coding sequence ATGACTATAGAAAATCTATGGTTGTATATTCTAAGCTTACTTAGGGATAATCCCAAATACGGTTATGAAATAAGAAAGCTTATTCAAGAAAAGTTTGGATTTAAACCAGGTGCGGTTACAGCTTATGTTGTTCTTTATAAACTTGTTAAAGAGGGTTATATTTCCTTAAAAGAAGAAAAAAAAGAGGGACGGGGACCAACAAGAAAATATTACGAAATAACAGATGAGGGACGAAAACTTCTTTTGAAGGGAGAAAAATTTCTAGAGGAACTCTTGAAAAAAATAAGCTCTTAA
- a CDS encoding formylmethanofuran dehydrogenase subunit B, whose amino-acid sequence MEETIHNVVCTVCGCCCDDLEVKIKDGRIVEVKNACAVSLSKFQNYNNEERIVKPMIKKNGEFKECSFEEAIKEASIILAESEYPLIYGLSLTTTEAISKAVELAEALGGVIDNTTSVCHGPSLIGVHDIGVVTCTLGEVKNRADLIIYWGSNPVFSHPRHLTRYTVFSKGKFRKERKERKLIVVDVRRTATAKMADIFIQVAPNQDYELLSALRMAIKGEEIYLDEVAGVPVNKIEELADLMVSCEFGILFFGLGLTMSLGKSRNIDAALSLVRDLNEKTKFLIMPMRGHYNVTGANEAIAWQTGYPFAVDFSQGYPRYNPGETTIIDILNRGECDAALIIGSDPAAHFPVSAIKHLTKIPVIIIDPHKNATTLISKVVIPTAITGIEAEGTVYRMDGVPLECKKLVEPPSGLKSDEEILTEILMSVKKLKGEEKLYE is encoded by the coding sequence ATGGAAGAAACAATTCATAATGTTGTTTGTACAGTTTGTGGATGCTGTTGCGACGATTTAGAAGTTAAAATTAAAGATGGGAGAATAGTTGAAGTTAAAAATGCTTGCGCTGTTTCATTAAGTAAATTCCAAAATTACAATAACGAAGAAAGAATTGTTAAACCAATGATTAAGAAAAATGGAGAATTTAAAGAATGTAGTTTTGAAGAAGCTATTAAGGAAGCTTCAATAATTCTTGCTGAATCTGAATACCCCTTAATTTATGGGTTAAGTTTAACAACTACAGAAGCTATTAGTAAAGCTGTTGAGTTAGCTGAAGCTTTAGGTGGAGTTATAGATAATACAACATCTGTTTGCCATGGACCAAGCTTAATAGGAGTACATGATATAGGTGTGGTAACATGTACTTTAGGAGAAGTTAAAAATAGAGCTGATTTAATAATTTATTGGGGTTCAAATCCTGTTTTCAGTCATCCAAGGCATTTAACTAGATATACAGTTTTTAGTAAAGGAAAATTTAGAAAAGAAAGAAAAGAAAGAAAACTTATAGTTGTAGATGTTAGAAGAACAGCTACAGCTAAAATGGCTGATATATTTATTCAAGTTGCTCCAAACCAAGATTATGAATTGCTTTCAGCCTTAAGAATGGCTATTAAAGGAGAGGAAATCTATTTAGATGAAGTAGCTGGTGTACCTGTAAATAAAATTGAAGAGTTAGCAGATTTAATGGTAAGTTGCGAATTTGGAATATTATTTTTTGGTTTAGGTTTAACAATGTCTCTTGGGAAAAGTAGAAATATAGATGCTGCTTTATCTTTAGTTCGAGATTTAAATGAAAAAACTAAATTTTTAATAATGCCTATGCGAGGTCATTATAATGTAACAGGTGCAAATGAAGCTATTGCTTGGCAAACAGGATATCCATTCGCGGTAGATTTTAGTCAAGGATATCCAAGATATAACCCTGGAGAAACAACTATAATTGATATTTTAAATAGAGGGGAATGCGATGCAGCATTAATTATAGGTTCAGATCCAGCAGCTCATTTCCCAGTTTCAGCGATAAAACATTTAACTAAAATTCCAGTTATCATTATAGATCCTCATAAAAATGCTACAACATTAATTTCAAAGGTTGTTATTCCAACAGCTATTACTGGAATTGAAGCTGAAGGAACAGTTTATAGAATGGATGGAGTCCCATTAGAGTGCAAAAAACTTGTTGAACCCCCTTCAGGTTTAAAATCTGATGAAGAAATTTTAACTGAAATTTTAATGAGTGTTAAAAAACTTAAAGGCGAGGAGAAACTATATGAGTGA
- a CDS encoding glycosyl hydrolase 53 family protein, whose protein sequence is MKFGVCIDDVWRYIKVKPPSSIILPHILSHSLTIKRTKFNILEKIHFPYKKVELNSIDSLAKTLSKVGIKFIRFWFQWNFIQPILSLNDSSQYEWVKMDRFINVLKQAGIELLPIVGCGYQRMLPNGIIDPSKNITEYIRRIYESTREIVGRYKNLIKIWQIENEPNWWFAHYAAGWRKGLIWFNSKFKQALLSSLKDAVTSEDKNAKIVINLEIDRKVKDLSFYKKYCDIIGLDYYPNYSHAKPIDVSTLIPKAKNIFEETGKQIIICETGYPSGPSILGYNKTLQALYIKKLQEALNDDLLIKAIFIWRLSDNSEWRSFPEHENHFGLIEANGTPKPSWYAYLNWVKEF, encoded by the coding sequence ATGAAATTTGGTGTTTGCATAGATGATGTTTGGAGGTATATAAAGGTAAAACCCCCTTCATCCATAATACTTCCGCATATTCTTTCACATTCATTAACTATTAAAAGAACTAAATTTAATATTCTAGAAAAAATTCATTTTCCTTATAAAAAAGTAGAATTAAACTCAATCGACTCTTTAGCTAAAACTTTAAGTAAAGTTGGAATAAAATTCATTAGGTTTTGGTTTCAATGGAACTTTATTCAACCTATTCTTTCATTAAATGATTCCTCTCAATATGAATGGGTTAAAATGGATCGCTTCATTAATGTGTTAAAACAAGCTGGAATAGAACTTTTACCTATTGTTGGTTGCGGTTATCAAAGGATGCTTCCTAATGGAATAATCGATCCAAGTAAAAATATAACGGAATATATTAGGCGTATTTATGAGTCAACTAGGGAAATAGTTGGAAGATATAAAAACTTAATTAAAATTTGGCAAATTGAAAATGAACCTAACTGGTGGTTTGCTCATTATGCAGCTGGATGGCGTAAAGGATTAATTTGGTTTAATTCAAAATTTAAGCAAGCTCTCCTTTCATCTCTTAAAGATGCTGTAACAAGTGAAGATAAGAATGCTAAAATAGTAATTAACTTAGAAATTGATAGAAAAGTTAAGGATTTATCTTTTTATAAAAAGTATTGCGATATTATAGGTTTAGATTATTATCCAAATTATTCGCATGCTAAACCTATAGATGTTTCAACTTTAATTCCTAAAGCAAAAAATATATTTGAGGAAACTGGAAAACAAATAATTATTTGTGAAACTGGTTACCCATCCGGCCCATCTATTCTTGGGTACAATAAAACGCTTCAAGCTTTATATATAAAGAAGCTTCAGGAAGCTTTAAATGATGATTTATTGATTAAAGCTATATTTATATGGAGGTTATCTGATAACAGTGAATGGCGTTCTTTCCCAGAACATGAAAATCACTTTGGGCTTATAGAAGCTAATGGAACACCTAAACCATCATGGTATGCTTACTTAAACTGGGTTAAAGAATTTTAA
- a CDS encoding F420-dependent methylenetetrahydromethanopterin dehydrogenase produces MPVKIGFVKLGNIGSAPLIEFLLDERAEREDLTVRVVGSGAKLTIEEAIEVTEKLLEFKPDLAIVVSPNASLPGPEKAREILSKAGIPVLVVSDAPAKKAIKKLEEEGFGYLIVEGDPMIGARREFLDPIEMALFNAEVIKVLAGSGAFNILFNEVDKIIEALKKGEKPQLPRKIIDSEAAVEAAEFQNPYAKAKAQAAYEAAKKVAEMNVQACFIIKDWQKYTALAAASHELIREAAKLIDEAREIEKSSDSVIRHPHYDDGKILSKRRLIEKPR; encoded by the coding sequence TTGCCGGTTAAAATAGGATTCGTAAAGCTGGGTAATATAGGTTCAGCACCCTTAATAGAGTTTCTTCTAGATGAAAGAGCTGAAAGAGAAGATTTAACTGTAAGAGTTGTTGGTTCAGGAGCAAAATTAACTATAGAGGAAGCGATTGAGGTAACCGAGAAACTTCTTGAGTTTAAACCTGATTTAGCAATTGTAGTTAGCCCAAACGCATCATTACCTGGACCGGAAAAAGCTAGAGAAATTTTAAGTAAAGCAGGAATCCCAGTTTTAGTTGTTTCAGATGCTCCAGCAAAAAAAGCTATTAAAAAACTTGAGGAGGAGGGTTTTGGGTATTTAATAGTTGAAGGAGACCCAATGATTGGTGCTAGAAGGGAATTTTTAGATCCTATTGAAATGGCTTTATTTAATGCTGAAGTAATTAAAGTTTTAGCTGGTTCAGGAGCATTTAACATTTTATTTAATGAAGTGGATAAAATTATTGAAGCTTTAAAAAAAGGTGAAAAACCTCAGCTTCCAAGGAAGATTATTGATAGTGAAGCTGCTGTTGAAGCTGCTGAATTTCAAAATCCATATGCTAAAGCTAAAGCTCAAGCAGCTTATGAAGCGGCTAAAAAAGTTGCTGAAATGAATGTTCAAGCATGCTTCATTATTAAAGATTGGCAAAAATATACTGCATTAGCTGCTGCTTCTCATGAATTAATTAGGGAAGCGGCTAAATTAATTGATGAAGCTAGAGAAATAGAGAAAAGTAGTGATTCTGTAATTAGGCATCCTCACTATGATGATGGAAAAATTTTATCTAAAAGACGTTTAATAGAGAAGCCTAGGTGA
- a CDS encoding ribosomal protein L13e, with protein sequence MSEIKLKPQILKRPIVKYKGVIREGKGFSLSELKEAGLTIDLAKKLGIAIDKRRSSLRRENVEILKELIKKS encoded by the coding sequence TTGAGTGAAATTAAATTGAAACCTCAAATTTTGAAAAGACCTATAGTTAAGTATAAAGGTGTAATTCGGGAAGGAAAAGGGTTTAGTTTAAGCGAGCTTAAAGAAGCGGGATTAACAATAGATTTAGCTAAAAAACTTGGTATAGCAATTGATAAGCGAAGAAGCAGTTTAAGAAGAGAGAATGTAGAAATATTAAAAGAGTTAATTAAAAAATCTTAA
- a CDS encoding methenyltetrahydromethanopterin cyclohydrolase, with amino-acid sequence MESINEKAVKLVQELINEKEEFKIEVYEGIEGCTIIDAGVNVKGSVSAGLIITEICMGGLGKAKLTHESFGKTILPAVFVETDYPALSTLAAQYAGWRIKVGDYFAMGSGPARALSLKPKEIYERINYKDEAKHAVIVLESDKLPSNEALKYIAEKCNIELKNLYAIVTPTSSLAGSTQISGRIVETGVHKLNELGFDPKKILHGSGYAPIAPIHPNSMKAMGRTNDALYYGGVTYYIVDFDNDEELKRIVKQAPSSTAKDYGKPFYKILKDANFDFYQIDPNLFAPAKVTINNIKSGFTYTAGEVNEEVLLETMGITKS; translated from the coding sequence ATGGAGAGCATTAACGAAAAAGCAGTTAAACTTGTTCAAGAACTTATAAATGAAAAAGAAGAGTTTAAGATTGAAGTGTATGAAGGAATTGAAGGATGCACAATAATTGATGCTGGTGTAAATGTTAAAGGAAGTGTTTCAGCAGGATTAATAATAACGGAAATATGTATGGGAGGATTAGGAAAAGCAAAGCTTACACATGAAAGTTTTGGAAAAACAATTTTACCTGCTGTTTTCGTTGAAACAGATTATCCAGCATTATCAACTTTAGCAGCTCAATATGCTGGATGGAGAATTAAAGTTGGCGATTATTTTGCTATGGGTTCTGGACCGGCTAGAGCTTTATCTTTAAAACCCAAAGAAATTTATGAAAGAATAAATTATAAAGATGAAGCTAAACATGCAGTTATAGTTTTAGAATCAGATAAACTCCCATCAAATGAAGCGCTTAAATATATCGCAGAAAAATGCAATATTGAATTAAAAAATCTTTATGCTATAGTAACTCCTACATCAAGCCTTGCAGGCTCAACTCAAATTTCAGGGAGAATAGTTGAAACAGGAGTTCATAAATTAAATGAGTTAGGTTTTGATCCAAAAAAGATTCTCCATGGTTCAGGTTATGCACCTATAGCTCCTATTCATCCTAACTCAATGAAAGCTATGGGTAGAACAAATGATGCACTTTATTATGGTGGTGTAACCTACTATATAGTGGATTTTGATAATGATGAAGAACTAAAAAGAATAGTTAAGCAAGCTCCTTCATCCACAGCTAAAGATTATGGAAAACCATTTTATAAGATATTAAAGGATGCAAACTTTGATTTTTACCAAATAGATCCGAATCTTTTTGCTCCAGCTAAAGTTACAATAAATAATATTAAATCTGGATTCACTTATACAGCTGGAGAGGTTAATGAGGAAGTTTTACTAGAAACAATGGGGATTACAAAAAGTTAA
- a CDS encoding molybdopterin dinucleotide-binding protein: MKVKLITGRSLQQGVGKEAGKFSQEYFNNVAICELDPNDMEALNISPGENVMVKTKFGEVVLKAVKSAHSPHKGIIFIPYGPWANLVIDPETHGSGMPNFKGIEAEVFPAKGEKILTLIEVLEKISGGK, encoded by the coding sequence ATGAAAGTTAAGCTTATAACTGGAAGAAGTTTACAACAAGGCGTAGGTAAGGAAGCTGGAAAATTCTCTCAAGAATATTTTAATAATGTAGCTATATGTGAGCTTGATCCAAACGATATGGAAGCATTAAATATATCACCTGGAGAAAACGTTATGGTAAAAACAAAATTCGGTGAAGTTGTGTTAAAAGCTGTTAAGTCTGCGCACTCTCCTCATAAAGGTATAATTTTTATTCCTTATGGTCCATGGGCAAATCTAGTTATTGATCCTGAAACTCATGGAAGTGGAATGCCAAACTTTAAAGGAATTGAAGCTGAAGTTTTTCCAGCAAAAGGAGAAAAAATCTTAACTTTAATTGAAGTTTTAGAAAAAATTTCTGGAGGAAAATAA
- a CDS encoding formylmethanofuran dehydrogenase subunit A has product MSEILIKNGFVFDPLNNINGEKMDIAVKNGKIVEKVSSKAKIIDASNMIVMPGGVDIHSHIAGSKVNAGRILRPEDHIKDFEVKTKVTRSGVGYSVPSTFTTGYRYARMGYTTVFEPATPPLKTRHTHEELRDIPIIDKGCFPLLGNNWFIMEYLKEGKLDECAAYVSWLLNAVKGYAIKIVNPGGTEAWGWGKGIAHLDEEVPYFNVTPREIVRWLCKINNILNLPHPIHVHTNNLGKPGNYITTIETMDAVKDLAKDGKISIHVTHVQFNGFAGTSWLNLTSGAPEIADYINKNTHVEIDIGQITFSDTTTMTADGPFQYILYLLSREKWINSDVEAETGAGVVPFRYKKSNYVNAIQWGIGLELALLINDPWKIHMTTDHPNGGPFTHYPKVIAWLMSKKAREKTINKINKNAKRRLDLPDIDREYTLYEVAIITRAATAKSLGLKNKGHLGVGADADIAIYDLNYRKINPSKDYRLIKKAFKYAAYTIKNGEIVSRNGEIITSQRGKIYWVNSKVTDDLQEAMLNNLKTKFEDYYTIKMENYIINEGYLRDSFMLNVQSEV; this is encoded by the coding sequence ATGAGTGAAATTTTAATTAAAAATGGTTTTGTTTTTGATCCATTAAATAATATAAATGGAGAAAAAATGGATATAGCTGTTAAAAATGGAAAAATAGTTGAAAAAGTAAGTTCTAAAGCAAAAATTATTGATGCTTCTAACATGATTGTTATGCCTGGTGGAGTAGATATTCACTCACATATAGCTGGCTCAAAAGTTAATGCTGGAAGAATTTTAAGACCTGAAGATCACATTAAAGATTTTGAAGTTAAAACGAAAGTTACCAGATCAGGAGTTGGATATTCAGTTCCATCAACCTTTACTACAGGTTATAGATATGCAAGAATGGGTTATACTACTGTCTTTGAACCTGCAACTCCACCATTAAAAACTAGGCATACTCATGAAGAATTAAGAGATATACCAATTATTGATAAAGGCTGCTTCCCTCTTTTAGGTAATAACTGGTTTATAATGGAGTATTTAAAAGAGGGTAAACTTGATGAATGCGCAGCTTACGTAAGTTGGCTTCTTAATGCAGTGAAAGGTTATGCTATAAAGATAGTTAATCCAGGTGGAACAGAAGCTTGGGGTTGGGGGAAAGGAATCGCTCATTTAGATGAAGAAGTTCCATACTTTAATGTAACACCTAGAGAAATTGTAAGATGGCTTTGTAAAATAAACAATATTTTAAATTTACCTCATCCAATCCATGTTCATACAAATAATTTAGGGAAACCTGGAAATTACATTACTACAATAGAAACTATGGATGCTGTTAAAGATTTAGCTAAAGATGGGAAAATTTCTATTCATGTTACTCATGTGCAATTTAATGGATTTGCTGGAACATCATGGTTAAATCTTACTTCAGGAGCACCTGAAATAGCAGATTACATAAATAAGAATACTCATGTTGAAATTGACATTGGACAAATAACATTTTCAGATACAACAACAATGACTGCGGATGGCCCATTTCAATATATTCTTTACCTTTTATCAAGAGAAAAATGGATTAATTCAGATGTTGAAGCTGAAACAGGAGCAGGAGTAGTTCCATTTAGATACAAAAAATCCAACTATGTAAATGCTATTCAATGGGGTATTGGTTTAGAGCTGGCTTTACTAATAAATGATCCATGGAAAATCCATATGACTACGGATCATCCAAATGGTGGTCCATTTACACACTATCCAAAAGTTATAGCTTGGTTAATGAGTAAAAAAGCAAGAGAAAAAACCATAAATAAAATTAATAAAAACGCTAAAAGAAGACTCGATCTACCTGATATCGATAGAGAATACACTTTGTATGAAGTAGCGATAATAACTAGAGCTGCAACAGCTAAATCTTTAGGATTAAAAAATAAAGGACATTTAGGTGTTGGAGCTGACGCAGATATAGCAATATACGATTTAAACTATAGAAAGATAAATCCATCAAAAGATTATAGATTAATTAAAAAAGCTTTTAAATATGCAGCATACACAATTAAAAATGGAGAAATAGTATCTAGAAATGGGGAAATAATAACTTCACAAAGAGGAAAAATTTATTGGGTTAACTCAAAAGTTACTGATGATCTTCAAGAAGCTATGTTGAATAATTTAAAAACGAAGTTTGAAGATTACTATACTATAAAAATGGAAAATTACATTATCAATGAAGGTTATTTACGTGATTCATTTATGTTAAATGTTCAATCGGAGGTTTAA
- a CDS encoding inositol-3-phosphate synthase has product MKEIRVGVIGVGNCFAGLVQGIEYYRKNPDKTIIGIMHEDIGGYKIFDIKFVSAFDVAENKIGKTLDEAIYQPPNCVDWLPKVPKIETIVKEAPILDGVGVYVEKMIKPIKQTKSDEELKREIIKELKDTGTEMLLNYLPVGSEKAVRFWSEIALEAEVGMINCMPVFIASDKKWSEKFERKKLPIIGDDIKGQVGATILNRVLAKLCDDRGTIIDQMYQINVGGNTDFANMLERSRLISKKISKTEAVRSQLTQKLGDDKIYVGPSDFLPFLGNIKICYINIKGRMFADRPFEIECKLVVDDKANSAGIAVDAIRCVKLAFDRNVGGVLTSPSAYLMKHPPIQYSDAEAKILMEKYIAGEIER; this is encoded by the coding sequence ATGAAAGAGATACGTGTAGGAGTTATAGGAGTAGGAAACTGTTTTGCTGGACTTGTTCAAGGAATAGAATACTATAGAAAAAACCCTGATAAAACTATAATTGGCATTATGCATGAAGATATAGGAGGCTACAAAATTTTTGATATAAAATTTGTTTCAGCTTTCGATGTAGCTGAAAATAAAATTGGGAAAACTCTTGATGAAGCTATTTATCAACCTCCAAACTGTGTTGATTGGTTACCTAAAGTTCCAAAAATAGAAACAATCGTTAAAGAAGCGCCTATTCTAGACGGTGTTGGTGTTTACGTAGAAAAAATGATTAAACCAATTAAACAAACAAAAAGTGATGAAGAATTAAAACGTGAAATAATTAAAGAGTTAAAAGATACTGGAACCGAAATGCTTCTTAATTATCTTCCAGTAGGTAGCGAGAAAGCTGTTAGATTTTGGAGCGAAATCGCTTTAGAAGCTGAAGTAGGAATGATAAATTGTATGCCTGTCTTTATCGCTTCAGATAAAAAATGGTCTGAAAAATTTGAAAGAAAAAAGCTTCCGATTATAGGGGATGATATTAAAGGTCAAGTTGGTGCTACAATTTTGAATCGAGTATTAGCTAAATTATGCGATGATAGAGGAACTATTATAGATCAAATGTATCAAATAAATGTTGGTGGAAACACCGATTTTGCAAATATGCTTGAAAGATCAAGGCTTATATCAAAGAAAATCTCTAAAACAGAAGCTGTACGAAGCCAATTAACTCAAAAGTTAGGTGATGATAAAATATATGTTGGGCCATCAGATTTCTTACCGTTTTTAGGAAACATAAAAATTTGTTATATTAATATTAAGGGGAGAATGTTCGCAGATAGACCATTTGAAATTGAATGCAAACTAGTTGTGGATGATAAAGCTAACTCCGCTGGAATAGCTGTAGATGCCATAAGATGCGTTAAGCTTGCTTTTGATAGAAATGTAGGTGGAGTCCTTACATCACCATCAGCCTATTTAATGAAGCATCCCCCAATTCAATATAGTGATGCTGAAGCTAAAATCTTAATGGAGAAATATATTGCTGGAGAAATCGAGCGATAA
- a CDS encoding YkgJ family cysteine cluster protein has protein sequence MNGKICLKNNCFKCCIKTEMLLSLTDIEKIKALGFKESSFLINKNGWLKLKNKHGKCIFLKNGKCSIYEFRPLGCRLYPLIYDENKGPVIDDLCPFNKSFKYSKMDVEILIKFIEVLKKERNERINFL, from the coding sequence ATGAATGGTAAAATTTGCTTAAAAAATAACTGTTTTAAATGTTGTATTAAAACTGAAATGTTGCTAAGCTTAACTGATATTGAAAAAATTAAAGCCTTAGGTTTTAAAGAAAGCTCATTTCTAATTAATAAAAATGGATGGTTAAAACTTAAAAATAAACATGGAAAATGTATATTTTTAAAAAATGGGAAATGTAGCATATATGAGTTTAGACCTTTAGGATGCCGTCTTTATCCTTTAATTTACGATGAAAATAAAGGTCCAGTAATTGATGATTTATGTCCATTTAATAAAAGTTTTAAATATTCAAAAATGGATGTAGAAATTTTAATTAAATTTATTGAAGTTCTTAAAAAAGAAAGAAATGAAAGAATTAACTTTTTGTAA
- a CDS encoding formylmethanofuran dehydrogenase subunit C: MSELILTLKKELKVPIDCSIISPTNLVGKTIEEIKNLQLWRGNKKVRISEVFHIEEKNVEKESLIVRLVGDFSKARGLGFKMNNGTLIIDGNGGLRLGEKMSGGLIKVNGNVGSWLGSEMSGGTIEVEGDAGDFVGAGYRGGRKGMKGGKIVIKGSCGAEAGAWMNNGTIKIYGNTGIFPGIHMKGGTIFIKGNCEGRAGAEMKDGKIVILGYLPQVLPGFDIEEIKSSVKVEEEKISGPFYLFTGDINEEGIGKLYVSISSNPQLKFWEKYIESVI, encoded by the coding sequence TTGAGCGAATTAATATTAACTTTAAAAAAAGAATTAAAAGTGCCAATTGACTGTTCAATAATTTCTCCAACAAATTTAGTTGGAAAAACAATAGAAGAAATAAAAAATCTCCAATTATGGAGAGGAAATAAAAAAGTTAGAATAAGTGAAGTTTTTCATATTGAAGAAAAAAACGTAGAAAAAGAAAGTTTAATAGTGAGACTTGTTGGGGATTTTTCTAAAGCTCGAGGTTTAGGGTTTAAAATGAATAATGGTACATTAATAATTGATGGAAATGGTGGTTTGCGGTTAGGTGAAAAAATGAGCGGGGGCTTAATTAAAGTTAATGGTAATGTAGGGTCTTGGCTTGGCTCTGAAATGAGTGGAGGAACAATAGAGGTTGAAGGGGATGCAGGAGATTTTGTTGGAGCAGGATATAGAGGAGGAAGAAAAGGAATGAAAGGGGGTAAAATAGTGATTAAAGGAAGCTGCGGAGCTGAAGCGGGAGCTTGGATGAACAATGGAACTATAAAAATTTATGGTAATACTGGAATTTTCCCAGGAATTCATATGAAGGGGGGAACAATATTCATTAAGGGAAATTGTGAAGGAAGAGCAGGTGCAGAAATGAAAGATGGTAAAATAGTGATTCTAGGATATTTACCACAGGTTTTACCAGGTTTTGATATAGAAGAGATAAAAAGCTCTGTAAAAGTTGAAGAAGAAAAAATTTCAGGTCCATTTTACTTATTTACAGGAGACATAAATGAGGAGGGTATAGGGAAACTCTATGTATCAATTAGTTCTAATCCTCAACTTAAATTTTGGGAAAAGTATATAGAGAGTGTGATTTAA
- a CDS encoding CBS domain-containing protein codes for MKQILVEECMSKPVKSVNGEVNIYDVVKEMNKYKIASLLVVDDNGRPIGIITERDILQRVIEESKSLEKTKAKDIMSSPIHYIGSKATVQEACELMVLFKLKRLIVIDENKPVGMITITDIIKKVLSLHESVLEDWEKSLINAWESF; via the coding sequence TTGAAACAAATTTTGGTAGAAGAATGCATGAGTAAACCTGTTAAAAGTGTGAATGGGGAAGTTAACATCTATGATGTAGTTAAAGAAATGAATAAATATAAGATCGCTTCGTTATTAGTTGTTGATGATAATGGGAGACCTATAGGAATAATAACTGAACGCGATATTCTTCAAAGAGTGATAGAAGAAAGTAAAAGTTTAGAAAAAACTAAAGCGAAAGATATTATGTCTTCTCCTATTCATTACATAGGTTCTAAAGCAACAGTACAAGAAGCTTGCGAGTTAATGGTTCTTTTTAAATTAAAAAGATTAATCGTTATTGATGAAAATAAACCAGTAGGTATGATTACTATAACAGATATAATAAAGAAAGTGCTAAGTTTGCATGAATCAGTTTTAGAAGATTGGGAAAAAAGCTTAATAAATGCTTGGGAATCTTTCTAA
- a CDS encoding HAD family hydrolase — translation MIKAVAFDLIGTLIKIKDKEDEALLNLYNVLRKFGFKKDFSLFKKVYNETALKYLDFRKRTEKEVHNKVWLKETLINLGFNKAFKEVLEESIKAYFKPYIESVEVPNEVYDVLSILKKRYKIGLISNFTDPQTVYEILRKRKLLNFFDSIVISGEIGWRKPNSILFLKLATSLNLVAKEIVFVGDDPNYDVKGAKAAGMIAILITQGAEVNSKYYEENEKPDYEIKNINEIVNLLKVID, via the coding sequence TTGATTAAAGCAGTGGCTTTCGATTTAATTGGAACATTAATTAAAATTAAGGATAAAGAAGATGAAGCTTTACTTAACCTTTACAACGTGTTAAGAAAATTTGGATTTAAAAAAGATTTCTCTTTATTTAAAAAAGTTTATAATGAAACAGCATTAAAATACTTAGATTTTAGAAAGAGAACGGAGAAGGAAGTTCATAACAAGGTTTGGTTAAAAGAGACGTTAATAAATTTAGGTTTTAATAAAGCATTTAAAGAAGTTTTAGAGGAAAGCATCAAAGCTTACTTTAAACCCTACATAGAGTCTGTAGAAGTTCCAAATGAAGTTTATGATGTTTTATCTATCCTGAAGAAAAGATATAAAATCGGTTTGATTTCAAATTTTACAGATCCTCAAACAGTTTATGAAATTTTAAGAAAAAGGAAATTGCTAAATTTCTTTGATTCAATAGTGATATCTGGAGAAATAGGTTGGAGAAAACCAAATTCAATTTTATTTTTGAAGCTTGCGACTTCCTTAAATTTAGTTGCTAAGGAAATTGTTTTCGTCGGGGATGACCCAAACTATGATGTAAAAGGTGCTAAAGCCGCTGGAATGATTGCTATTTTAATCACGCAAGGAGCTGAAGTAAACAGTAAATATTATGAAGAGAATGAAAAACCAGATTATGAGATAAAAAACATTAATGAAATAGTAAATTTACTTAAGGTAATTGATTAA